One genomic segment of Motacilla alba alba isolate MOTALB_02 chromosome 1A, Motacilla_alba_V1.0_pri, whole genome shotgun sequence includes these proteins:
- the RAB19 gene encoding ras-related protein Rab-19 translates to MPFPSSGADDAFDYLFKIILIGDSNVGKTCVVHRFKTGQFNEKQQNTIGVDFTVRSMDIDGKKVKIQVWDTAGQERFRTITQSYYRSAHGAILAYDLTRRSTFESIPHWIHEIEKYGAANLVMMLIGNKSDSLDKRQVLFEDACTLAEKHGLLAVLETSAKEAQNIEEVFTLMAKELIARNTLQLHGENPPNSFSLDSRPVIASPSVEKTQCSC, encoded by the exons ATGCCGTTCCCCAGCTCCGGCGCGGACGATGCCTTCGACTACCTCTTCAAGATCATCCTGATCGGCGACTCCAACGTGGGGAAGACGTGCGTGGTGCACCGCTTCAAGACAGGGCAGTTCAACGAGAAGCAGCAGAACACCATCGGCGTCGACTTCACCGTGCGCTCGATGGACATCGACGGCAAGAAAGTAAAG ATCCAAGTGTGGGACACAGCCGGTCAAGAGCGCTTCCGGACAATAACCCAGTCTTATTACAGGAGTGCCCATGGGGCCATCCTTGCCTATGACCTTACTAGGAGGTCCACATTTGAATCCATTCCTCACTGGATTCATGAAATTGAAAAGTATGGTGCTGCAAACTTGGTCATGATGTTAATTG GGAACAAATCGGATTCACTGGACAAGCGCCAAGTGCTGTTTGAAGACGCCTGCACCCTGGCAGAGAAGCACGGGCTCTTAGCTGTGCTGGAAACATCAGCAAAAGAAGCTCAAAACATAGAAGAGGTGTTCACGTTAATGGCTAAGGAGCTGATAGCCCGAAATACCTTACAGCTTCATGGGGAGAACCCTCCAAACAGCTTCAGTCTTGACTCCAGGCCAGTGATTGCCAGTCCAAGTGTGGAGAAGACCCAGTGCTCCTGTTGA